Proteins encoded by one window of Flavobacterium sp. N502540:
- a CDS encoding stage II sporulation protein M has translation MREVAFIKQNKEKWLEFELAIFGKAKKNPDELANLYIQMMNDLSYAQTYYPKSKTVIYLNHLASQIYQKIYKTKRTEKNKFLEFFVTEVPLLMYQYKRYLLYAFALFFLTVGIGVVSARYDQDFVRLILGDSYVNMTLENIKKGNPMAVYGSGSNWGSFIGITMNNLYVGARCYIYGIFGGLGTFYIFLQNCIMLGSFQYFFYEQGVFWKSVRGIWIHGSMEIFAIVIETTAGFILGASILFPKTFSRMNSFKIGFKNSFKIFLSTFPFTISAGFLEGFITRYSIDMPNWLSSFIILLTLAIISFYYLIYPFIVHKKTTLS, from the coding sequence ATGAGAGAAGTTGCCTTCATAAAACAAAATAAAGAAAAATGGCTGGAATTTGAGCTAGCTATTTTTGGTAAAGCTAAAAAAAATCCTGACGAGTTAGCTAATTTGTACATTCAAATGATGAATGACCTGTCGTATGCCCAAACGTATTATCCGAAGAGCAAAACCGTTATTTACCTCAATCATCTCGCTTCACAAATTTATCAGAAAATTTATAAAACAAAACGAACAGAAAAAAATAAGTTTCTGGAATTCTTTGTTACCGAAGTTCCCTTGCTTATGTACCAGTACAAACGCTATTTACTGTATGCGTTTGCGTTATTTTTTCTGACAGTGGGAATTGGAGTTGTCTCTGCCCGATACGATCAGGATTTTGTTCGCCTTATTCTGGGTGATTCTTATGTGAACATGACCTTAGAAAACATCAAAAAAGGAAATCCAATGGCTGTATACGGCTCCGGAAGTAACTGGGGAAGTTTTATCGGCATCACCATGAACAACCTTTATGTCGGTGCGAGATGTTACATTTACGGGATTTTCGGAGGTCTGGGTACTTTTTACATTTTCCTTCAAAACTGTATCATGCTGGGTTCTTTTCAGTACTTTTTTTACGAACAGGGCGTTTTCTGGAAAAGTGTACGTGGTATCTGGATTCACGGTTCCATGGAAATCTTCGCCATCGTAATCGAAACTACTGCGGGCTTTATTTTGGGAGCTTCGATCCTGTTTCCTAAAACTTTCTCGAGAATGAATTCTTTTAAAATAGGCTTCAAAAATAGCTTCAAGATATTCCTTAGTACTTTTCCGTTTACCATCAGTGCGGGTTTTCTGGAAGGTTTTATCACACGATATTCCATTGACATGCCCAATTGGCTAAGTAGTTTTATCATTTTACTTACTTTAGCTATAATTTCATTTTATTATTTGATTTACCCTTTTATTGTTCACAAAAAAACAACTTTATCCTAA
- a CDS encoding DUF4129 domain-containing protein → MNKIFLFLLSFFIFSGIVQAQDTLATAEPPKITSVKYTEKDIRVDSGTIEIKTFSKNFKKKYTGSSFVYEFKTPEKGLWQRFKEWLASVFSDWFDFETPQSSINFVSVLIKVLAVLIIIFVIYLIVKAIINKEGQWIFGKNAKKKNIIYSEIEKNIHLLDFDKLIKESIQSGEKRAAVRYYYLWLLKVMAQNNYIEWDIEKTNSDYLYELQKPAHKEEFTYLSYLYNYIWYGEFEIDEITFRKAENRFKNALKTFSNE, encoded by the coding sequence ATGAATAAAATCTTCCTATTCCTTTTATCATTTTTTATTTTCTCCGGCATTGTTCAGGCACAGGATACTTTGGCTACAGCCGAACCTCCCAAAATAACATCCGTAAAATACACTGAAAAAGATATTCGGGTAGATTCCGGCACTATAGAAATTAAAACTTTCTCTAAAAATTTCAAAAAAAAGTATACCGGTTCCAGCTTTGTTTATGAATTTAAAACTCCTGAAAAAGGTTTATGGCAGCGTTTTAAGGAATGGCTGGCCAGTGTTTTTAGTGATTGGTTCGACTTTGAAACTCCGCAAAGCTCTATTAATTTTGTTTCGGTTTTAATAAAAGTACTTGCCGTTCTCATCATCATTTTTGTTATTTATTTGATCGTAAAAGCGATCATTAATAAAGAGGGACAGTGGATTTTTGGAAAAAACGCTAAGAAAAAAAATATCATCTATTCAGAAATCGAAAAGAACATTCATCTTTTAGATTTTGATAAGCTGATTAAAGAAAGTATACAATCAGGAGAAAAAAGAGCTGCCGTTAGATACTACTATCTGTGGCTTCTGAAAGTAATGGCACAAAATAATTACATCGAATGGGACATCGAAAAAACCAATTCTGATTATTTATACGAACTTCAAAAGCCTGCCCACAAAGAAGAGTTTACTTATTTGTCTTATCTGTACAACTACATCTGGTACGGGGAGTTTGAGATTGATGAAATCACTTTCAGAAAAGCCGAAAACCGATTTAAGAATGCCTTAAAAACCTTTAGCAATGAATAA
- a CDS encoding RDD family protein yields MSELSINTTQNVKINFIAATIGERIGSYFIDLAIKLAYVTVISLVFFYGLNFDKVLNTLDNWSRMSILLLMYFPFIIYTITLESIFEGQTIGKKLVKIKVVKIDGYQAGFGDYLMRWFFRLVDISILGGIVGLISIISSQKGQRLGDMVAGTAVITLKNKINISHTILEEIGDAYVPTYPLVIKLSDNDMRIIKETFQSALAKNDHEIIYKLVAKIESVTGIKNQSGNNSDFLRVILKDYNFYTQNM; encoded by the coding sequence ATGTCAGAATTATCTATAAATACGACGCAAAATGTCAAAATAAATTTTATCGCCGCAACGATAGGGGAAAGAATAGGTTCTTATTTCATCGATTTGGCTATTAAACTGGCTTATGTGACCGTAATTTCCCTGGTGTTTTTTTACGGATTAAATTTCGATAAAGTGCTGAATACCTTAGATAACTGGTCGAGAATGTCTATACTTTTATTAATGTATTTTCCATTTATCATTTATACCATAACCTTAGAAAGCATTTTTGAAGGACAGACGATTGGCAAGAAATTAGTAAAAATAAAAGTGGTAAAAATTGACGGTTATCAGGCGGGATTCGGCGATTACTTAATGCGATGGTTTTTTAGACTGGTTGATATTTCTATTCTGGGAGGAATCGTGGGGCTGATATCCATAATTTCGAGTCAAAAAGGACAGCGACTGGGTGATATGGTTGCCGGAACAGCTGTGATTACGTTAAAAAATAAAATCAACATCAGCCATACTATTCTGGAGGAAATTGGAGATGCTTATGTTCCTACTTATCCTTTGGTGATTAAATTGTCAGACAATGATATGCGAATTATCAAAGAGACTTTTCAAAGTGCACTTGCCAAAAACGATCACGAAATCATTTATAAACTGGTTGCCAAAATAGAGAGTGTCACCGGAATTAAAAATCAGTCAGGCAATAATAGTGACTTTCTGAGAGTCATTCTCAAAGATTATAATTTTTATACGCAGAATATGTAG
- a CDS encoding trimeric intracellular cation channel family protein → MFHLLDIIGTMAFAMSGALTAMHKKLDPFGVFIIAFVTAVGGGTLRDVLIGRTPVGWMLDLQYVYVIILGFGFAILFRKKFDRLRTSLFLFDTIGLGVFTLIGLEKGIMIGLHPVICIALGTMTACFGGVIRDILCNEIPTIFRREIYATICIFGGIVFFILKKLNLEDDVLYLVTSVVMIVTRLLAVKYKWYLPAFEHK, encoded by the coding sequence ATGTTTCATTTATTAGATATTATTGGTACAATGGCTTTTGCCATGTCGGGTGCTTTGACAGCGATGCATAAAAAGCTGGATCCGTTTGGTGTTTTTATCATTGCTTTTGTTACAGCCGTAGGTGGAGGAACGCTTCGTGATGTGCTGATTGGCAGAACACCTGTAGGATGGATGCTGGATTTGCAATATGTATATGTAATCATCCTGGGGTTTGGATTTGCTATCCTTTTCAGAAAAAAGTTCGACAGACTGCGTACTTCGCTATTCTTGTTTGATACCATCGGATTAGGTGTTTTTACCTTAATTGGACTCGAAAAAGGAATTATGATTGGTTTGCATCCGGTTATTTGTATTGCCTTAGGAACCATGACAGCTTGTTTTGGTGGTGTGATTCGGGACATTTTGTGTAACGAAATTCCAACCATTTTTAGAAGAGAGATTTATGCAACCATCTGTATTTTTGGAGGAATCGTATTTTTTATCCTGAAAAAACTGAATTTAGAAGACGATGTTTTGTATTTAGTAACTTCTGTCGTAATGATTGTTACCCGTTTATTAGCAGTAAAATACAAATGGTATTTACCAGCATTTGAACACAAGTAA